A genome region from Pyrenophora tritici-repentis strain M4 chromosome 9, whole genome shotgun sequence includes the following:
- a CDS encoding Fungal-trans-2 domain containing protein, whose translation MVFVEGKIVKSRRSQRSKITPAASASSIVPTNKHKSINVQFVDENTSPSNSNQSWQRQDIGESVSLSPDLQVSIPDVRLRFNPLEVYICHLRCHLYPNGPVDLGLQSLTVSDLAVNYASARTYVPLFNQAAISFATLFFGAQHRENRILTEGYTMHGVALRRLNKALSIPGCHSSDEVLVSVVILAMLELYMPSGPRNYLKHMLGLERLLELRDPGSLAHASYRTLELYKGMRHMILIASLRNRSPSIFASPRWKAVLRTALSLETPEEQDLHDVLADSSVLIAASDEVADSQHPQTPENLHKRAEVERKASGLLEFLRSWKDRWDSAEGNQYGKQDDPIASTDAPTELCTLYRFANDSVGRMFMLYNTALIYVHQIYATLAISELASSDTATSDIFTNGNPHGAIHAAGIEIARSITDYLQHKRVRGETDFASPVVQWAVLTAWQALGGSGSREGEYMTRMLNGNATYEIVKAAWNL comes from the coding sequence ATGGTCTTTGTGGAGGGGAAGATTGTAAAATCCAGAAGATCGCAGAGATCCAAGATTACACCGGCTGCCAGTGCCTCCAGCATCGTTCCCACCAACAAGCATAAATCAATCAACGTGCAATTCGTTGATGAGAACACATCTCCTTCAAACTCTAATCAAAGTTGGCAAAGGCAAGATATCGGAGAGTCAGTTTCCCTGTCACCTGATCTCCAGGTGTCCATACCTGATGTACGACTCAGGTTCAATCCACTCGAGGTTTACATCTGCCATCTACGTTGCCACCTATATCCCAATGGACCTGTTGACTTGGGCTTGCAGAGCCTCACGGTCAGCGACCTTGCAGTGAACTACGCCTCCGCCAGAACATATGTTCCACTATTCAATCAGGCTGCGATTAGCTTCGCAACTCTGTTCTTCGGTGCCCAGCATCGCGAAAATCGGATTCTCACCGAAGGATATACCATGCACGGTGTTGCTCTTCGACGGCTGAACAAGGCACTGAGCATCCCAGGATGCCATAGTAGCGATGAAGTTCTGGTTTCCGTTGTCATCTTGGCTATGCTCGAACTCTACATGCCCAGTGGCCCAAGGAATTACCTCAAACATATGCTTGGACTGGAACGACTTCTAGAACTACGGGATCCTGGGTCGCTGGCACACGCATCGTACCGGACGCTGGAGCTGTACAAGGGCATGCGACACATGATCCTGATTGCTTCGCTGCGAAACAGATCACCCTCGATATTTGCAAGCCCGAGGTGGAAGGCTGTACTTCGGACAGCGCTTTCACTCGAAACACCGGAAGAACAGGATCTTCACGACGTTCTGGCCGACTCTTCAGTGTTGATCGCCGCAAGTGATGAGGTTGCTGACAGTCAGCATCCGCAGACGCCGGAAAATTTGCACAAAAGGGCCGAAGTTGAGCGCAAAGCCTCCGGCTTACTCGAGTTTCTCAGATCCTGGAAAGATCGATGGGACAGCGCTGAGGGAAATCAATACGGGAAACAGGACGATCCGATTGCTAGTACAGATGCCCCCACAGAACTATGTACACTTTACAGATTTGCAAACGATTCTGTGGGGCGTATGTTCATGTTGTACAATACAGCTCTGATCTACGTTCATCAGATCTACGCGACTCTGGCAATTTCGGAACTGGCTTCTTCGGATACAGCCACATCCGACATCTTCACCAACGGGAACCCCCACGGCGCCATCCATGCAGCGGGAATTGAAATCGCACGTAGCATCACGGATTATTTGCAACATAAACGTGTGCGTGGAGAGACTGACTTTGCTTCACCCGTCGTTCAGTGGGCGGTTCTTACCGCTTGGCAAGCCCTCGGCGGTTCTGGGTCAAGAGAAGGAGAATACATGACGAGGATGCTAAACGGCAATGCTACGTATGAGATCGTAAAGGCGGCTTGGAACTTGTGA
- a CDS encoding Polyketide-cyc2 domain containing protein produces MPISASIEIAASPKVVRAKFLDFSSLPTYHKGFFGSITALNDNLDPGSKLRVVFQAAGQTMEPVIVENTPACFAWRGSIPLLFTGAHYFRFERSQTLPGGTHFVQEEVFSGALWFLMGENVVARQMGFADKTVKGWDGYNADLKQTCEKK; encoded by the exons ATGCCAATCTCAGCCAGCATAGAAATCGCCGCTTCCCCAAAAGTCGTTCGCGCAAAG TTCCTGGACTTCTCCTCCCTCCCCACATACCACAAAGgcttcttcggctccataACCGCCCTGAACGACAATCTAGACCCCGGATCCAAACTTCGTGTCGTCTTCCAGGCCGCTGGCCAGACAATGGAACCTGTGATTGTC GAGAACACTCCCGCCTGCTTTGCTTGGAGGGGTTCTATTCCGCTTCTCTTCACGGGGGCTCACTACTTTCGGTTTGAGAGGAGCCAGACATTACCCGGCGGTACGCATTTCGTACAAGAAGAGGTATTTAGTGGTGCGTTGTGGTTTCTGATGGGCGAGAATGTTGTAGCGCGGCAGATGGGCTTTGCGGATAAGACGGTAAAGGGGTGGGATGGTTACAATGCTGATCTGAAGCAGACTTGTGAGAAGAAGTAA
- a CDS encoding MFS-1 multi-domain protein produces the protein MPQSFSAPIVQKQHHAAEVNVDLFHASSFIINNIASAHIGNNHSTMAAHNLPESLDEKSTYRRSLASLESECSTGGEMTNRQQEKDEHVTDADEDTPTGSTLAPVRSAQPSVRDISKIPNGGLWAWLQVLGGFFLMFNSWGVINTFGTYQAYYETQLLTSSTPSSISWIGSIQSFLLLFVGALTGPVYDAGYFRELLIVGTVLLVLGQMMIGLCHAYWQILLAQAFCIGIGTGCFFVPSIAILSTYFSTRIGTAIGIVASGSSIGGVIYPVVFHKLLPQIGFAWATRVLGFMFLATMVIPITCMRTRVLPAKARSLLDLRAFLIPAYSLQVVGFFVGFMGLYMPFFYAQLYAIQEKITNQNLAFYLIAILNSTSVFGRIVPNLLSDRIGPYNAVIPCTIMSAITCLCFMAVSSTAGIVVLMAFYGFFSGCFVSIPPTIMVHLSADALDKIGTRLGQGFGCVALGLLIGTPIGGTILDKSGFNGVWIFGGCLLFGSAGLLTASRVAFRGWRIMIKA, from the exons ATGCCCCAATCGTTCAGTGCCCCAATCGTTCAGAAACAGCATCACGCCGCTGAAGTGAACGTGGATCTCTTTCACGCCAGCAGCTTCATCATCAACAACATCGCCAGCGCACATATTGGGAATAACCATTCAACCATGGCAGCGCACAACTTACCCGAATCGCTTGACGAGAAGTCAACTTATCGGCGTTCACTTGCATCGCTGGAATCAGAGTGCAGCACGGGTGGCGAAATGACAAATCGACAACAGGAGAAGGATGAGCACGTGACCGATGCAGACGAGGATACACCTACAGGTTCAACTTTAGCGCCAGTACGATCAGCCCAACCAAGCGTACGAGACATCTCCAAGATCCCCAATGGCGGCTTATGGGCCTGGCTCCAAGTCCTCGGTGGCTTCTTCCTAATGTTCAACTCCTGGGGTGTAATCAACACATTCGGTACCTACCAAGCATACTACGAAACACAACTGCTCACCAGCTCAACCCCCTCGTCAATCTCCTGGATCGGATCCATCCAGTCTTTCCTGCTCCTCTTCGTCGGCGCCTTGACCGGCCCAGTATACGACGCTGGATACTTCCGCGAACTACTCATTGTAGGCACCGTCTTACTGGTGCTCGGACAAATGATGATAGGTTTGTGTCATGCGTACTGGCAAATCCTCCTCGCACAAGCTTTTTGTATTGGTATTGGGACGGGCTGTTTCTTCGTGCCTAGTATAGCTATTCTTTCCACGTATTTTTCCACCCGCATCGGAACGGCGATTGGCATCGTTGCGTCTGGGTCTTCCATCGGTGGCGTCATTTACCCTGTTGTTTTCCATAAACTGTTGCCGCAGATTGGGTTTGCGTGGGCGACGCGGGTGCTAGGATTCATGTTCCTGGCTACGATGGTCATTCCGATTACTTGCATGAGAACGAGGGTTCTGCCGGCAAAAGCGCGGTCGCTGCTGGATCTACGCGCATTCTTGATCCCGGCGTACAGTTTGCAAGTCGTAGGTTTCTTCGTCGGCTTCATGGGCTTGTATATGCCGTTCTTTTACGCCCAGCTGTACGCTATACAGGAAAAGATTACAAACCAGAACCTGGCGTTCTACCTCATTGCTATCCTGAATAGTACGAGCGTTTTTGGTCGTATAGTACCAAACTTG CTCTCTGACCGCATCGGCCCCTACAACGCCGTCATTCCTTGCACCATCATGTCCGCTATAACTTGCTTATGCTTCATGGCAGTTTCCTCTACCGCTGGTATCGTCGTACTTATGGCATTCTATGGCTTCTTCTCCGGCTGCTTCGTTTCCATACCACCTACTATTATGGTGCACCTCAGTGCCGATGCGCTCGACAAGATCGGAACAAGACTAGGACAGGGGTTCGGCTGTGTTGCACTGGGTTTATTGATTGGTACGCCTATCGGAGGTACAATTCTTGATAAAAGTGGATTCAACGGGGTATGGATATTTGGTGGGTGTTTGCTTTTTGGTAGTGCAGGACTGCTCACGGCAAGCAGAGTGGCCTTTAGAGGGTGGAGAATCATGATCAAGGCGTGA